One genomic window of Luteitalea pratensis includes the following:
- a CDS encoding sensor histidine kinase, which produces MSASGSFRSQLLAGSILWTFGVMLVISVALVAFLAMHPQPHRTLFDWFISVPLVVSAVVGLACLAAGALTIGRGVHAMDLLRARLADVRRGTATRLAGAYPAEVQPLVDDLNALLEARDARVARAGERAADVAHGLKTPLAVLARDADRVARHDPALAASIGAELSRMARQIDHHLSQARVVAAGTAAGLRAPVRPAVDGLFRALGRLHAERRLSLEQDVAVDHVVRCAPQDLDEMLGNLLDNACTWGRRRIHVSSSVHHGLVTLTVDDDGEGLEPALMPRVLQRGVRADERVPGSGLGLAIVHDLVELYDGSLVLERSPLGGLRVRLTLPGVAE; this is translated from the coding sequence GTGAGCGCATCCGGCTCGTTCCGCTCACAGCTCCTCGCCGGCTCGATCCTGTGGACGTTCGGCGTGATGCTGGTCATCTCCGTCGCGCTCGTGGCGTTCCTGGCCATGCATCCACAACCCCATCGCACGCTCTTCGACTGGTTCATCTCCGTGCCTCTTGTCGTGAGCGCGGTCGTCGGGCTTGCCTGCCTGGCGGCGGGAGCGCTCACCATCGGGCGTGGAGTCCATGCGATGGACCTGCTGCGGGCTCGCCTGGCCGATGTCCGCCGGGGCACAGCCACGCGATTGGCGGGCGCCTACCCCGCGGAGGTCCAGCCACTCGTGGACGACCTGAATGCACTGCTCGAGGCGCGTGATGCGCGCGTGGCCCGTGCCGGAGAACGAGCAGCGGATGTGGCGCACGGCCTCAAGACGCCGCTCGCCGTGCTCGCGCGCGATGCCGATCGCGTCGCGCGGCACGACCCTGCGCTGGCCGCGTCCATCGGCGCGGAGCTCTCACGCATGGCGCGGCAGATCGACCATCACCTTTCGCAGGCGCGCGTCGTCGCGGCCGGCACGGCCGCCGGGCTACGCGCTCCGGTGCGTCCCGCGGTGGATGGCCTGTTCCGGGCGCTCGGCCGCCTGCACGCCGAACGTCGTCTGTCGCTCGAGCAGGACGTCGCCGTCGATCACGTCGTACGGTGTGCGCCGCAGGATCTGGACGAAATGCTCGGCAACCTGCTCGACAACGCCTGCACGTGGGGCCGCCGGCGTATCCACGTGTCGTCCTCCGTTCACCATGGCCTCGTCACGCTGACGGTAGACGATGATGGCGAGGGGCTGGAGCCGGCGCTGATGCCACGGGTGCTGCAGCGCGGTGTCAGAGCGGATGAACGCGTGCCTGGCTCGGGTCTGGGCCTGGCTATCGTGCACGATCTGGTCGAACTCTACGACGGATCGTTAGTGCTCGAGCGCTCGCCGCTGGGCGGGTTACGTGTTCGGCTGACCCTGCCCGGCGTGGCGGAGTAA
- a CDS encoding N-acetylglucosamine-6-phosphate deacetylase has protein sequence MPTDSVVIENATAILPDRLLPGARVVLRAGHIAAVGRGGTRVPRDVQVVDARRGFVSPGFVDVHVHGGGGADFMDGTPDAVRTVCATHARHGTTTIFPTTTTGSPQEIHDMIAACREVRDAAAPTGGARIGGIHLYGPFFAPDKVGCHSPDRRRDPTPAEYSRYFATGLVRIATCAAELPGAAAFFRRAQREGCFITCGHSNATWTEMDRAFRTGMRHVDHFWCAMSSVPSIRTRLGTPMQGSMEQYVLMQDAMSTEVIADGQHLSQELLRFAWRMLGPQRLLLVTDASRAVDLPPGRYKFGHAVTGTDFDHDGKVGRAPLGGLASSSVGMDHMVRTMYAATKAPLCDIIRMASLTPAERTDIASETGSLTVGKRADVLVLGPQLKVMQVFIGGVRQPVSGSSAPRADARATRAMRA, from the coding sequence ATGCCTACCGACTCCGTCGTCATCGAGAACGCCACCGCCATCCTGCCCGACCGCCTGCTGCCCGGCGCCCGGGTGGTGCTGCGTGCTGGGCACATCGCGGCGGTCGGCCGCGGCGGCACTCGCGTGCCTCGTGATGTGCAGGTGGTCGACGCCCGGCGCGGGTTCGTCTCCCCGGGCTTCGTGGACGTGCACGTGCACGGTGGCGGTGGGGCCGATTTCATGGACGGGACGCCCGACGCCGTCCGCACGGTCTGTGCAACGCACGCGCGACACGGCACCACCACGATCTTTCCGACGACCACGACCGGTTCGCCCCAGGAGATCCACGACATGATCGCCGCGTGCCGCGAGGTCCGCGACGCGGCTGCGCCCACGGGTGGCGCGCGGATCGGCGGCATCCACCTGTATGGTCCGTTCTTCGCGCCGGACAAGGTCGGATGTCACTCCCCCGACCGACGACGTGACCCCACGCCGGCAGAGTACTCGCGCTACTTCGCCACGGGCCTGGTGCGCATCGCGACCTGTGCGGCGGAACTGCCCGGCGCCGCGGCGTTCTTCCGCAGGGCGCAGCGCGAAGGGTGCTTCATCACGTGCGGCCACTCCAACGCGACGTGGACCGAGATGGACCGTGCCTTCCGGACCGGCATGCGGCACGTGGATCACTTCTGGTGCGCGATGAGCAGTGTGCCCTCAATCCGGACGCGACTGGGCACGCCGATGCAGGGCAGCATGGAGCAATACGTCCTGATGCAGGACGCGATGAGCACAGAGGTCATCGCCGACGGGCAGCACCTGTCGCAGGAGCTCCTCCGGTTCGCCTGGCGGATGCTGGGCCCGCAGCGCTTGTTGCTGGTGACCGACGCGAGCCGCGCGGTCGACCTGCCGCCGGGCCGCTACAAGTTCGGACATGCCGTGACCGGCACGGACTTCGACCACGACGGCAAGGTCGGCCGCGCGCCGCTTGGCGGACTCGCCAGTTCGTCTGTTGGCATGGATCACATGGTCCGGACGATGTACGCCGCGACGAAGGCCCCGTTGTGCGACATCATCCGCATGGCGAGCCTGACGCCGGCTGAACGTACCGATATCGCCTCCGAGACGGGTAGCCTGACGGTGGGCAAGCGCGCCGACGTCCTCGTGCTTGGTCCGCAACTGAAGGTCATGCAGGTCTTCATCGGCGGCGTGCGTCAGCCCGTCAGTGGCTCCTCAGCGCCACGAGCGGATGCGCGCGCAACGCGCGCCATGCGGGCTTGA
- a CDS encoding PIG-L deacetylase family protein, whose translation MTTTLRLMCVLAHPDDESLGAGGALASCAAQGIETYLVTATRGERGRYGDPAESPGLDAVGRAREAELHAAARELGLREVQFLGYRDGELDQVAPAAAIERIVGHLRRVRPHVVVTFGPDGLYGHPDHIAISQLTVAAVTCAADPAFGDATRLGAPHRVAKLYFIAWSGAKWAAYQAALRRLVSAVDGVERQAVPWPDWAITTVVDTSHVWPTVWRAVSCHKTQMAIFKGLATLSDDHQRALWGTQEFYRVFSVVNGGRAMESDLFEGLR comes from the coding sequence ATGACTACAACCCTCCGCCTCATGTGTGTGCTGGCGCATCCGGATGACGAGTCGCTCGGCGCCGGGGGCGCGCTGGCGAGTTGCGCGGCCCAGGGCATCGAGACGTACCTGGTGACCGCTACCCGCGGGGAACGTGGCCGCTACGGCGATCCTGCTGAATCGCCGGGTCTTGACGCCGTCGGGCGAGCGCGAGAGGCCGAACTGCACGCAGCCGCCAGGGAACTGGGACTGCGGGAGGTGCAGTTTCTAGGCTATCGCGACGGCGAGCTGGACCAGGTGGCGCCAGCAGCAGCCATCGAACGGATCGTCGGGCACCTCCGCCGGGTCAGGCCGCACGTGGTCGTCACGTTCGGTCCGGATGGCTTGTACGGTCATCCCGACCACATTGCGATCAGTCAACTGACCGTCGCTGCCGTCACCTGCGCCGCCGATCCCGCTTTCGGCGACGCGACGCGGCTCGGGGCGCCGCATCGTGTCGCCAAGCTGTACTTCATCGCGTGGAGCGGCGCGAAGTGGGCCGCGTACCAGGCAGCTCTCCGTCGGCTGGTGAGCGCCGTGGACGGTGTAGAGCGCCAGGCGGTGCCGTGGCCGGACTGGGCGATCACCACGGTCGTCGACACGAGCCACGTGTGGCCGACGGTCTGGCGCGCGGTGTCGTGTCACAAGACGCAGATGGCGATCTTCAAGGGGCTGGCGACGCTGTCAGACGACCACCAGCGCGCACTATGGGGCACCCAGGAGTTCTATCGGGTGTTCAGCGTCGTCAACGGCGGTCGGGCGATGGAATCGGACCTCTTCGAAGGACTGCGATGA
- a CDS encoding response regulator transcription factor — protein sequence MRVLVAEDERALAEQLELALTAAGYAVDGAADGPRADFLARTETYDAVLLDLGLPGIDGLTLLGRWREAGLDVPVLVLTARGSWSERVLGIDSGADDYLAKPYRIEEVLARVRALIRRAHGHAQPELRCGDVTLDRARAQVTVRGTAVALTSHEYRLLAYLMHHPGRVVSRQALTEHIYAQDCDRDSNTLEVFVARLRRKLGASVIETVRGLGYRITGVAAKQASGT from the coding sequence GTGCGGGTGCTGGTGGCGGAAGACGAGCGGGCGCTGGCCGAGCAGCTCGAACTGGCGCTCACCGCGGCCGGGTACGCGGTCGACGGCGCCGCTGATGGTCCGCGTGCCGACTTCTTGGCGCGGACCGAAACGTACGATGCGGTCCTGCTGGACCTCGGGCTCCCCGGCATCGATGGACTGACGCTGTTGGGCCGCTGGCGTGAAGCCGGACTGGACGTGCCCGTCCTGGTGCTCACCGCGCGCGGCAGTTGGTCCGAGCGCGTGCTCGGCATCGACAGTGGGGCGGACGACTACCTGGCGAAACCGTATCGCATCGAGGAAGTGCTCGCGCGAGTCCGCGCGCTCATTCGTCGGGCCCATGGGCACGCGCAGCCCGAACTGCGGTGCGGCGACGTGACCCTCGATCGCGCCCGGGCGCAGGTCACCGTACGTGGCACCGCAGTGGCGTTGACCAGCCACGAGTACCGGTTGCTCGCCTACCTGATGCACCATCCCGGGCGCGTCGTCTCGCGGCAGGCGCTCACCGAGCACATCTACGCACAGGACTGCGATCGCGATTCGAACACCCTCGAGGTGTTCGTCGCACGGCTCAGACGCAAGCTGGGCGCCTCGGTCATCGAGACGGTGCGCGGACTCGGTTACCGAATCACCGGCGTCGCGGCGAAGCAGGCATCGGGCACGTGA
- a CDS encoding class I SAM-dependent methyltransferase: protein MLALMFTYDFDYSWPLRWGHVLLSLAGVALALLGWRFGWRRWRIVASGLLCLWGAAGAIAMHYAVQIASPQRLATESFIPAGRGEVLELGAGSGRATIGLLFARPQARVTALDAYRGYFGIEDNTPERLMRNARAAGVADRVHVQVADMRRLPFEAGRFDAVFSVAAIDHLPWDGIAQALTETARVLRPGGQLLIVSLNSDAWIKVAMPWSLHGHGFWSSTQNRRRWTEALGAAGFTLVETGTRPATIYFLAKSAEPHAAQR from the coding sequence ATGCTGGCGCTCATGTTCACCTACGACTTCGACTATTCCTGGCCACTCCGCTGGGGGCACGTCCTGCTCTCGTTGGCCGGTGTCGCCCTGGCGCTGCTGGGATGGCGTTTCGGTTGGCGGCGTTGGCGCATCGTGGCTTCCGGCCTCTTGTGCCTCTGGGGCGCTGCCGGCGCGATCGCCATGCACTACGCGGTGCAGATCGCGTCGCCGCAGCGGCTCGCGACCGAGTCGTTCATCCCGGCAGGGCGCGGCGAGGTCCTCGAACTCGGCGCGGGATCGGGCCGGGCCACCATCGGCCTCCTGTTCGCCCGGCCACAGGCACGCGTGACCGCGCTGGACGCCTACCGCGGGTACTTCGGCATCGAGGACAACACCCCGGAGCGCCTGATGCGCAATGCCCGCGCCGCTGGCGTCGCTGACCGCGTGCACGTGCAGGTGGCCGACATGCGCAGGCTTCCCTTCGAAGCGGGCCGCTTCGACGCGGTGTTCAGCGTCGCCGCCATCGATCACCTGCCCTGGGACGGTATTGCGCAGGCGCTGACGGAAACCGCACGTGTCCTGCGGCCCGGAGGGCAGTTGCTGATCGTGAGCCTGAACAGCGACGCATGGATCAAGGTGGCGATGCCGTGGTCGCTGCACGGCCACGGCTTCTGGAGTTCGACCCAGAACCGGCGCCGATGGACAGAGGCGCTCGGCGCAGCAGGGTTCACGCTTGTCGAGACCGGGACACGACCGGCGACCATCTATTTCCTGGCAAAGAGCGCCGAGCCACATGCTGCCCAACGCTGA
- a CDS encoding ABC transporter permease: protein MWDALRLDVRHSFRSLRRAPTFSLIVILTLTVAVGATTAVGSLLNALVLRKPAVPNPEQLVAVSALDPLENVSGWLYADTFKAYLGTQRSFAQMSMYAGGRLVHVEARSGAFEASTETVSPTYFDLVGARLSAGRFFSDADDAAVVISEGFRRRLFGSGSGVGQTITVNAVPTTVIGVTADGFQGLQHGGPPDIIQPFALIPGDRPRPLRSSSVVGRLATGVSIDAARDELRARWPRIQSATLPSALPERDREALLRQRPEVAPLETAYWAVSSRYGTTLVVLQGLVAMLLAVAAANLAGLTLARSLTRRHQFAVRLALGGSAARVCWQLLLDGILLSAVAFAGAVPLAWAIVQAVRESLVAGLFTSSRWFPDVAPDAGVLAATALLTLVIGLAMGVVAAWQSVTVRVDQCLRRGRGSIESFGRFGRGLLVAQVALSMTCLVGAGLFTATLARLRANDTSLQSQRIVFTRAYREPGDQALLPPEYYRALVADLGHMPGAEAAALSVYYPTYFHTSGPLPTEHYTRADGAAAPEIAVLPERVSPGFFDLFRLPRLQGRDISWDDGPATPAVALLSASVARVLFPAGDAVGRYIRLAGPERRDIEVIGVVADAPYGRLDDPRPFVVFRPMLQDLARSQFPMAYVRASSGDLATVHDGYRRVIKALGHRLLRDFMTTSEYVDNALLRQRFTAGLATFVAAITILLACMGVYGLLAYSVAARVREIGVRLALGAARGTVIWMIMRDGLAIAVPGVLVGTACAWSAARLVRAQLYGIAPGDPRMLLIAAAVSLATVLAASWLPALRASRVAPVEALREE, encoded by the coding sequence ATGTGGGACGCCCTACGCCTTGACGTCCGGCATTCCTTCCGCAGTCTGCGACGGGCGCCGACCTTCTCCCTGATCGTCATCCTCACGCTGACCGTGGCTGTTGGCGCGACGACGGCAGTCGGCAGCCTGCTCAACGCACTCGTGCTGCGGAAACCCGCGGTCCCCAATCCCGAGCAGCTCGTGGCCGTGTCAGCCCTTGACCCGCTGGAGAACGTGTCGGGCTGGCTCTACGCCGACACCTTCAAGGCCTACCTGGGCACGCAGCGATCCTTCGCACAGATGTCGATGTATGCCGGCGGACGACTCGTGCATGTCGAGGCGCGTTCCGGCGCCTTCGAGGCGTCGACCGAGACCGTGTCGCCGACGTACTTCGACCTGGTCGGTGCGCGGCTGTCCGCGGGACGGTTCTTCAGCGACGCAGACGACGCGGCCGTCGTGATCAGCGAGGGCTTTCGGCGGCGCCTGTTCGGTAGTGGGTCCGGCGTCGGACAGACCATCACGGTGAACGCCGTGCCGACGACGGTGATCGGCGTCACGGCGGACGGCTTCCAGGGTCTGCAACACGGCGGGCCTCCCGACATCATCCAGCCATTCGCGCTGATCCCTGGCGACCGGCCCAGGCCGCTTCGATCGAGCAGCGTGGTCGGGCGTCTCGCAACGGGCGTGTCCATCGACGCAGCGCGCGACGAGCTACGAGCGCGCTGGCCGCGGATTCAGTCGGCGACCCTGCCGTCCGCGTTGCCTGAACGCGATCGGGAGGCGTTGCTGCGTCAGCGGCCGGAGGTGGCACCGCTCGAGACGGCTTATTGGGCTGTGTCCAGCCGGTACGGCACCACGCTCGTGGTGCTCCAGGGCCTGGTGGCCATGCTGCTGGCGGTCGCGGCCGCCAACCTTGCCGGCCTCACCCTGGCGCGCTCGCTGACCCGGCGGCACCAGTTCGCGGTTCGCCTCGCACTCGGGGGAAGCGCGGCGCGCGTGTGCTGGCAGTTGCTCCTGGACGGCATCCTGCTGTCCGCCGTGGCGTTTGCCGGTGCGGTGCCGCTGGCGTGGGCAATCGTGCAAGCCGTGAGGGAGTCCCTCGTGGCTGGCCTATTTACGTCGAGCCGTTGGTTTCCGGACGTGGCGCCTGATGCCGGCGTCCTCGCCGCGACGGCGCTGCTGACGCTCGTGATTGGCCTCGCCATGGGCGTCGTCGCCGCGTGGCAGTCGGTCACGGTTCGCGTCGACCAATGCCTCCGTCGCGGGCGCGGGAGCATCGAATCGTTCGGCCGGTTCGGGCGTGGCCTCCTGGTTGCGCAGGTTGCGTTGTCGATGACGTGTCTGGTCGGGGCTGGACTCTTCACGGCGACGCTGGCTCGCTTGCGCGCGAACGACACATCGCTCCAGTCGCAGCGCATCGTCTTCACCCGCGCGTATCGCGAGCCTGGAGATCAGGCGCTGTTGCCACCGGAGTACTACCGCGCGCTCGTCGCGGACCTTGGCCACATGCCGGGGGCCGAGGCGGCCGCGCTGTCGGTGTATTACCCGACGTACTTCCACACCTCGGGACCGCTCCCGACGGAGCACTACACGCGGGCCGACGGCGCCGCCGCACCCGAAATCGCGGTGCTGCCGGAGCGCGTGTCGCCGGGCTTCTTCGATCTGTTCCGACTGCCGCGGCTGCAGGGCCGCGACATCTCGTGGGACGACGGCCCGGCGACGCCGGCGGTCGCGCTGCTCTCGGCGTCGGTGGCTCGCGTGCTGTTCCCGGCAGGCGACGCCGTCGGCCGGTACATCCGGCTCGCCGGACCCGAGCGTCGTGACATCGAAGTGATCGGCGTCGTCGCCGATGCCCCGTACGGCAGGCTCGACGACCCGCGGCCGTTCGTCGTCTTCCGGCCGATGCTGCAGGACCTGGCGAGGTCGCAGTTTCCGATGGCCTATGTCCGTGCGAGCAGCGGCGACCTCGCGACGGTGCACGATGGATACAGGCGCGTCATCAAGGCGCTGGGGCATCGGTTGCTGCGCGACTTCATGACGACGTCGGAATACGTCGACAATGCGCTGCTGCGGCAGCGTTTCACCGCAGGGTTGGCCACATTCGTCGCGGCCATCACGATCTTGCTGGCATGCATGGGCGTGTACGGGCTGCTCGCGTACTCCGTCGCGGCGCGGGTTCGGGAAATCGGTGTGCGCCTGGCGCTTGGCGCCGCGCGAGGGACCGTCATCTGGATGATCATGCGGGACGGCCTGGCGATCGCGGTGCCCGGTGTGCTCGTCGGCACCGCGTGCGCGTGGTCCGCCGCGCGGCTCGTACGGGCACAACTCTACGGCATCGCTCCCGGTGATCCCCGAATGCTGCTGATCGCCGCCGCCGTCTCGCTTGCGACGGTGCTCGCGGCGTCATGGCTGCCGGCGCTGCGCGCGTCGAGAGTAGCGCCCGTCGAAGCACTACGCGAGGAATAG